In the genome of Proteiniborus sp. DW1, one region contains:
- a CDS encoding response regulator transcription factor has product MTKKILIVEDEYSINDILTMTLINEGYEVESYFDGKTALERIKIFKPDLVLLDLMLPDIDGFEICKQISNDHLVIMITARDSIFDKIIGLELGADDYIVKPFEIKEVIARVKALFRSIEKEKQVLSEEIIELGEGIKVDLFGERVFKNGVEVPLKRQESALFFFLLKNRNRVFTRPELLDSVWGYDYYGDSRTVDVHVRRIRAKLGTPTIIETVFGKGYVMR; this is encoded by the coding sequence ATGACAAAAAAGATCTTAATAGTAGAGGACGAATACTCAATTAATGATATATTGACAATGACCTTAATAAATGAAGGATATGAGGTAGAAAGCTATTTTGATGGAAAGACAGCATTAGAGAGGATAAAAATATTTAAGCCTGATCTAGTACTTTTAGATTTAATGCTTCCAGATATAGATGGTTTTGAAATCTGTAAGCAAATATCTAATGACCATTTAGTTATTATGATTACAGCTAGGGATAGTATTTTCGATAAGATAATAGGATTAGAGCTGGGTGCAGATGATTATATAGTTAAACCATTTGAAATTAAAGAAGTAATAGCTAGAGTAAAAGCATTATTTAGAAGTATTGAAAAGGAAAAACAGGTTTTATCAGAAGAGATTATTGAACTAGGAGAGGGCATAAAAGTAGATTTGTTTGGTGAGCGAGTATTTAAAAATGGTGTGGAGGTTCCGTTAAAGAGACAAGAATCTGCTTTGTTTTTCTTTCTACTGAAGAATAGAAACAGAGTATTTACTAGACCTGAACTGTTGGATAGTGTATGGGGCTATGATTACTATGGAGATTCCAGAACAGTTGATGTCCATGTTAGAAGAATTAGAGCAAAACTAGGAACTCCCACTATTATAGAAACTGTGTTTGGGAAAGGCTATGTAATGAGGTAG
- a CDS encoding HAMP domain-containing sensor histidine kinase — MLNTIRGKITTGIILISFIILIIINFIIWQIFEENLQTFILNDMKRIMSIMYYGLERQVLNLQGDITLYNRSNLWSIMNKESLRYDIYLSIMYDNDGYIQFAGKLIDKNSMDKIIEDSNNKSSLLYIHNEDNRYFATYSYPVYVKNSYVGIFVFQKDYLTQYNNYKDLMKRIIVIQFILFIIMVLINSVWLKKSTNSLNTLLKGIKSMGEGEYSNRLEAKSNDEVAIIIHQFNKMQDQIVSQMEYLRQEKVKIEELEKSTRNFFNYATHEMKTPITSITGYAQLLSQGKIDDKIKDRAYERIITEADRMNKMVQNMLIVAKGKEIEEEHKEYFDLNELIGKIIKEYGVIYNRGKIELNLENESIIIFGNEEEIRAVVLNLIDNAIKYSVDGQIKIRVCLDNHAYIILENKTLPIPEGIKNTLFEPFVKYNHGNQKQASSGLGLYICRELIEKNEGKINYNLYEDTISFTIELPIVND, encoded by the coding sequence ATGCTAAATACTATTAGGGGTAAAATAACTACTGGAATAATTCTAATTAGTTTTATAATATTAATAATAATAAACTTTATAATATGGCAGATATTTGAAGAAAATTTGCAAACCTTCATTTTAAATGACATGAAAAGAATCATGTCAATAATGTATTATGGGCTTGAAAGACAAGTATTAAATCTACAGGGAGATATAACTTTATATAATAGAAGTAATTTGTGGTCAATTATGAATAAAGAAAGTCTGCGATACGACATATATTTATCAATAATGTATGATAATGATGGTTATATACAGTTTGCAGGTAAGCTTATTGACAAGAACAGTATGGATAAAATTATAGAAGATAGCAATAACAAATCATCACTGTTATATATTCACAATGAGGATAATAGATATTTTGCAACCTATTCATATCCAGTATATGTAAAGAATAGTTATGTAGGTATATTCGTATTTCAGAAAGATTATTTGACTCAATATAATAACTATAAGGATTTGATGAAGAGGATAATAGTTATTCAATTTATTTTATTCATAATAATGGTATTAATAAACTCTGTTTGGCTAAAGAAATCAACTAATTCACTAAATACGTTGTTAAAAGGAATAAAGTCTATGGGCGAAGGAGAATATTCTAATAGATTAGAAGCAAAAAGTAATGACGAAGTAGCTATCATTATTCACCAGTTCAATAAAATGCAGGATCAAATAGTATCACAAATGGAATATTTAAGACAGGAGAAAGTTAAGATAGAGGAGCTGGAGAAGTCCACTAGGAATTTTTTCAATTATGCGACTCATGAGATGAAGACTCCAATTACTTCAATTACAGGATATGCCCAGTTATTAAGTCAGGGCAAGATAGATGATAAAATAAAAGATAGAGCATATGAAAGAATAATAACAGAAGCTGATAGAATGAATAAAATGGTTCAAAACATGTTGATAGTAGCTAAAGGTAAAGAAATAGAAGAGGAACATAAGGAATACTTTGATCTAAATGAACTGATAGGCAAAATAATTAAAGAATATGGAGTAATATATAATAGAGGAAAGATAGAACTAAATTTAGAAAATGAAAGTATTATAATCTTTGGAAATGAAGAAGAAATAAGAGCAGTTGTTTTAAATCTTATTGATAATGCTATAAAATATAGCGTAGATGGACAAATAAAAATTAGAGTTTGTCTAGATAACCATGCATATATAATACTTGAAAACAAGACATTACCTATACCAGAGGGAATAAAAAACACCCTGTTTGAACCATTTGTAAAGTATAATCATGGCAACCAAAAACAAGCCAGCTCTGGATTAGGGCTTTATATATGTAGAGAATTAATTGAAAAAAATGAAGGTAAAATAAATTATAATTTATATGAGGATACAATTAGTTTTACAATTGAACTACCTATAGTGAACGATTGA
- a CDS encoding sugar ABC transporter permease, whose amino-acid sequence MLSRFSMKDKIVALLLIAPSIIGILVFYVAPFTWMVIFSFFDKPVNGSFVGLSNYIDLINNEVYRKALSNTAIFTGISVPLIIVLSLILAILLNQKIHFKHTLRTSFIIPLVVPVASVILFFEYIFDYHGLINKIFSIFNIKTTDWLNSSFAMVVVVIIYVWKNLGYNMILFLAGLQGIPKEYYEAADIDGAGILTKFFNITAVYLMPTTFFVIVISIINSFKVFKEVYLLSGSYPHESIYMLQHYLNNMFNKLDYHKLVTSAVLMAVILYLIIFILFKIQKRVERYIEG is encoded by the coding sequence GTGCTTTCTAGATTTAGCATGAAAGATAAGATTGTAGCTTTGCTACTTATTGCACCAAGTATAATTGGCATATTAGTGTTTTATGTAGCACCATTTACATGGATGGTAATATTTTCTTTCTTTGACAAGCCGGTAAATGGGAGCTTTGTAGGATTAAGTAATTATATTGATTTGATAAATAATGAAGTATACAGAAAGGCGCTGTCTAATACTGCCATATTCACAGGAATCAGTGTCCCATTGATTATAGTATTATCTTTAATACTGGCAATCTTATTAAATCAGAAGATACATTTCAAACACACACTAAGGACTTCTTTTATAATACCATTAGTTGTACCAGTAGCTTCAGTTATTTTATTCTTTGAGTACATATTTGATTATCATGGGCTTATTAATAAAATTTTTTCTATATTTAATATAAAAACTACTGACTGGCTAAACTCATCTTTTGCCATGGTTGTAGTGGTTATAATCTATGTATGGAAAAACCTTGGATATAACATGATATTATTTTTAGCTGGGCTTCAAGGTATCCCCAAAGAATATTATGAAGCTGCCGATATAGATGGTGCCGGAATTCTAACTAAGTTTTTTAATATAACAGCAGTTTATCTGATGCCTACTACTTTTTTCGTAATAGTCATATCTATAATTAACTCCTTCAAGGTATTTAAGGAAGTATATCTTTTATCAGGTAGCTACCCGCATGAAAGCATATATATGCTCCAGCATTATCTCAATAATATGTTTAATAAGCTGGATTATCATAAGCTAGTTACATCAGCAGTACTGATGGCTGTCATATTATATTTAATCATATTCATATTATTTAAGATTCAAAAAAGAGTAGAAAGATATATTGAGGGCTAG
- a CDS encoding carbohydrate ABC transporter permease: MRKNKKLAVTIFLIIVALLVLLPLIVTVTNSFMRSSEINESYGAFIGDSTTQDKKEKFRSIKLIPDNIVIEQYYEVLVGKSKFLRMFWNSVFLALPIVIFQTIISSSAAFVFAKIKFRGRDTLFFIYIIIMMMPFQVTLVPNYLVLDKLGILDNYLSIILPGIFGAFGVFLLRQFMISIPNEYIEAAMVDGCSLAQIFFKVILPQSKGGVASLAILLFIDNWNMVEQPLIFLKDVNKHPLSIYLSVINSSELGIAFAASVIYMIPALLVFLYGQNYLIEGISNSTIKK; encoded by the coding sequence ATGAGGAAAAATAAAAAACTAGCAGTCACTATATTTCTAATTATAGTTGCCTTATTGGTGCTATTGCCTCTTATAGTGACAGTTACTAATTCTTTTATGAGAAGTTCTGAGATTAATGAAAGCTATGGTGCTTTTATAGGAGACAGCACTACCCAGGATAAAAAAGAAAAGTTTCGAAGTATTAAATTGATTCCAGATAATATAGTAATTGAACAGTACTATGAAGTTTTAGTGGGAAAATCAAAGTTCTTAAGAATGTTTTGGAACTCGGTTTTTCTAGCACTTCCCATAGTCATATTCCAGACAATAATATCATCGTCAGCAGCATTTGTATTTGCAAAAATAAAGTTTAGAGGAAGAGATACGCTTTTTTTTATATACATAATAATTATGATGATGCCATTTCAAGTTACTCTTGTACCTAATTATTTAGTTTTAGATAAGCTAGGTATTTTAGATAATTACCTATCTATAATACTTCCAGGAATATTTGGAGCATTTGGAGTCTTTCTTTTGAGACAATTTATGATTTCTATTCCAAATGAATATATTGAGGCAGCAATGGTTGATGGATGCTCATTGGCGCAGATTTTTTTTAAGGTTATTCTTCCACAGTCTAAGGGAGGAGTGGCTTCTCTTGCTATATTATTATTTATAGACAATTGGAATATGGTTGAACAGCCATTGATATTTTTAAAGGATGTAAATAAACACCCATTGTCCATATATCTTTCTGTAATAAATAGTTCCGAATTAGGCATTGCCTTTGCAGCTAGTGTTATATATATGATACCTGCTCTTTTAGTATTTTTATATGGGCAGAATTACTTAATCGAGGGGATATCTAACTCTACAATTAAAAAATAA